DNA from Salinispora arenicola:
CCGGTCGGCGGGCAGGTCAGCCCGCCGTGCGCAGCCCCTGGACGGTCAACCGGTACGCCGGCAGTAGATCGGAGTGTTCGGTGAGCAGGCCCTCGCTGACCTCGAACAGCAGGGACTGTCCGTTCGCCGGAACGGCCACCGCCCAGCTGCGCCGCTCCTCGTCGAGCAGCTCGTTGTGGCTGACCCAGGTCGCCTCCACACCGGTAAGGTCACCGGCGGTCACATCGCGAAACTGCGCCTCGGTGGCCTGCTCGATCGACGTGTCGGCCAGGAAAGCGTCCAGGGCCGCGCGGGGCGTCACGTCCTGCTCGGTGGTCCAGACCCGGAGGAAGCCGCCGCCCGCACCGCGGCCGTCCACCTCGCACCGGGCGGTGGCGTCACCCCGGATGACCATCATGGCTGTCATCTCGGCTGCCAGCTCCGGGTCGTCGACTCCCGCCGCCGTCGGGTCGGGCAACTCGATGGCCTCGGCCTGCCAGCCCTCGGCGACCGGGAAGGTCACCGGCAGCGGGCACGGCCCGTCCGTGCCACCGGCCGCGCCGTTGGCGTCGGTGGGCGTGATCTCGTCGTACCAGGGCTCGCCGACGGCGGCGCTCCCGGCGGACGAGCCGGCGTCGGACGAACCCTCCGCCGTGCCGCAGCCGGCCGGAACCAGGAACGCGAGAACAGCCAGAGCGGCCGGTAGACGACGACGTAGCACGACACGCATCCTATGGTCGATGGGGACTGACACAGTGAAGCGGTGTCGGTCACCCACCGTCAAGGACGTACGCGGCGGCCCCGGTCACCGCACCGTGGTGACCGGGGCCGTCCTGCCTCCGCTAGAGGGGGATGTTGCCGTGGGCGCCGCGACCCGCCGGTGCCGCCGCGAGGGCCTCGGCGATCCGGCGCCGGGTCTCGGCCGGCTTGATGACGTTGTCGACCACCCCGATCTCCAGGGCCCGGTTCACCCCACCCGCGACCCGGATCTGCTCCTCGATCAGCTCGGCACGCAGCGCCTCGCGTTCCGCGGGCGGGGTGGCGGCCAGCTTCTTGCGGTGCAGAATGTTCACCGCCGCGCTGGCACCCATCACCGCGACCTCCGCGCTCGGCCAGGCGAAGACCGCGGTCGCGCCCAGCGAACGGGAGTTCATCGCGATGTAGGCGCCGCCGTACGCCTTGCGGGTCACCAGCGTCACCCGTGGCACGACCGCCTCGGCGAAGGCGTGCAGCAGCTTCGCCCCGCGCCGAACCACCCCATCCCACTCCTGACCCAGACCGGGCAGGTAGCCGGGGACATCGACCAACACGATCAGCGGTACGCCGAGTGAGTCGCACATCCGCACGAAGCGGGCTGCCTTCTCCGCGCTGGAGGCGTCGAGGCAACCGCCGAGCCGCAGCGGGTTGTTGGCGATCACACCGACCGTCCGGCCGGCGAACCGACCCAGGGTGGTGACGATGTTCGGCGCCCACTTGGCGTGCAACTCGACACCGGGCATGTCGAGCAGCGCCTTGACGACCGGCTTGACGTCGTACGCCCGGTTGGTCTCGGCCGGCATCTTCGCGGCCAGGTCGTGCCCGTCCTCGGCGGTGTCCGGGACATCTTCCGGGGAGAGCCGGCCCTGGTGGCCGAGCAGCGCCGCGAGCCGGCGCGACTCAGTCAGTGCCTCCGCATCGTCCCGGCACGTCACGTGCACGACGCCGGAGCGCCGGCCGTGCGGCTCCGGGCCACCCAGGCGAGCCATGTCGACCTGCTCGCCGGTGACGCTACGGACCACCTCCGGGCCGGTCACGAAGATCCTGCCGGTGCCGCTCATCACCACGATGTCGGTGAGTGCCGGCCCGTACGCGGCGCCGCCCGCCGCGGGGCCGAGCACGACGGAGATCTGCGGCACCCGGCCGGAGGCCCGGACCATGGCGGCGAAGACCTGGCCGACGGCGTCGAGCGCGACCACGCCCTCGGCGAGCCGGGCGCCGCCGGAGTGCCAGAGCCCGAGCACGGGCACCCGCTCCCGGACAGCGGTGTCGATTGCGTCGACGATGTGTTGGCACCCGTCGACACCCATCGCCCCGCCCATCTTCGTGGCGTCGGTGGCGTACGCGATGGCCGGCGTGCCCTCGACCTCGCCTCGTGCCAAGAGCACGCCGGAGGTGTCGCGCGGGGCGATTAGGCGTAGCGTGCCCGCGTCGAACAGGGACCGGAGCCGTAGCTCCGGATCCCGATAGTCCACGGTAGAGGAGTCCGGATCGGCGACAGTGGTGGTCACGTAAGCCTCCAAGGCTGTGGTCTCAGGCCCGCGTGAAGACGAGAGCCACGTTATGCCCGCCGAAGCCGAAGGAGTTGTTCAGCGCGGCGGGGATCTCCAGGTGGCGTGCCTTGTTGGCGGCCACATCCAGGTCGAGACCGTCGTCCGGGTCGTCCAGGTTGATCGTGGGCGGTACCACGCCATCGCGGATGGCCAGGATCGTGGCGATCGACTCCAGCGCACCAGCCGCGCCGAGCAGGTGCCCGGACATCGACTTCGTCGCGGTCAGCACGGGATGGTCGCCCAGCGCCTGGCGCAGTGCCTTGATCTCGGCCATGTCGCCGACCGGGGTCGACGTGGCGTGGGCGTTGACGTGCACGATGTCGCCCCGGTCGATGTCCGCGTCGGCGATCGCCTTCGCGATGGCCCGGACCGCGCCGACACCCTCCGGGTGCGGCTGGACGATGTCGTAGCCGTCGGAGGTTATTCCGGCGCCGGCGATCCGCGCGTACACCCGGGCGCCCCGGGCCGCGGCGTGGTCGGCCCGTTCCAGCACGAGCGTCCCGGCGCCCTCACCGAGGACGAAGCCGTCTCGGCCCTTGTCCCAGGGACGAGACGCCTGCTCCGGCTCGTCGTTGCGGGTGGACATGGCCCGCATCGAGGAGAAGCCGGCGATCGGCAGCGGGTGGATGACCGCCTCGGTGCCGCCGGCCACCACCACATCGGCCCGCCCAGCGCGGATCATGTCCAGGCCGAGGGTGATCGCCTCCGCACCGGTGGCACAAGCGCTGGCCACACAGTGCACACCCGCGCGGGCGCCCAGTTCCAGACCGACCCAGGCGGCGGGGCCGTTCGGCATCAGCATCGGGATCGTGTGCGGGGAGACCCGCCGCGGGCCGGACGACTCAAGGATGTCGTCCTGGGCGAGCAGGGTCAGCGCGCCGCCGATGCCCGAGCCGACGCTGACGCCGAGCCGCTCCGGGTCCAATCCGGAATCGACCAGGCCAGCGTCCGCCCATGCCTGGTGTGCGGCGATGATGGCGATCGCTTCGGAGCGGTCCAGCCGGCGCAACTTGACCCGGTCCAGCAGACTGGCCGGGTCGACCGCGAGTTGGGCGGCGATCCGGACCGGCAGCTGCTCGGCCCACTCCGAGGTGAGGGCGCTCACCCCGGAGTGGCCGTTGAGCATGGCGTCCCAGGTCGACGCGACGTCCCCGCCCAGCGGGGTGGTCGCGCCGAGACCGGTGACGACGACGTCGGTGCGGGCCATGGTCAGGACTGCGCCTCGATGTAGCTGACAGCGTCCCCGACGGTCTTGAGGTTCTGCACCTCGTTGTCCGGGATCTTGACGCCGAACTTCTCCTCAGCGGCCACCACGACCTCCACCATCGACAGCGAGTCGACGTCCAGGTCGTCGGTGAAGGACTTCCCCTCGGCCACGTCGTCCGGGGTCACCCCGGCAACCTCTTCGAGGATCTCGGCGAGGCCGGTGGTGATCTCGTCACGGGTCATTGCTGTTGGTTCCTCTCATCGGGGTTGTTCTTCGCCGCGCTGGCGAAGGGCGGCGTGGCGATTCCACACCGGGTCTCAGGGACAGCGGACGACCTGGCCGGCGTAGGTCAGGCCACCGCCGAAGCCGAACAGCAGCACCGGCGCGCCGGAGGGCACCTCTCGTCGTTCGACAAGCTTCGACAGGGCCAGTGGAATGCTCGCCGCCGAGGTGTTACCGGACTCGACGAGGTCCTTGGCGATGATCGCCTGCGGGATGTCGAGGCGCTTGGCGATGCCGTCGATGATGCGGGTGTTGGCCTGGTGCGGCACGAACGCCGCCAGCTCCGACGGAGCGACTCCGGCCCGTTCGCACGCCTGGAGCGCGAGCGGCGCCAGCGCGGTGGTGGCCCAGCGGAAGACTGCCTGTCCCTCCTGCCGCACGTACGGGCGCCAACCCTCGATCCGGACCGCGTCGCCCCGCTCCGGCACCGAGCCCCACACCACCGGACCGATCCCGGCCGGCTCCTCCGCCCCGGTGGCGGTGACCACCGCGGCACCTGCCCCGTCGCCGAAGATGATGCAGGTCGAACGGTCCGTCCAGTCGGTGAAGTCGGACAGCTTCTCCGCGCCGATGACGATGGCGTTACGCGAGGCTCCGGCCCGGACGGCGTGGTCGACCGTGCCGAGGGCGTACGCGAAGCCGGAACAGGCGGTGTTGACGTCGAACGCGCCGGGCGCGGTGATGCCGAGCTTGGCGGCGACCCGGGACGCGACGTTCGGGCTACGGTCGATCGAGGTGCAGGTGGCCACGACGACGAGGTCGATGTCGGTGGCGGTCAGGCCGGAGCCGGCCAGCGCCTTGCCAGCGGCGGCAGCGGCCATGTCGGTGACCGTCTCGCCGTCGGCGATTCGGCGGCTGGCGATGCCGACCCGATCGCGGATCCACTCGTCGCTGGTCTCCACCAGCTGGGCGATCTCGTCGTTGGTCACCACCCGGGACGGCTGGTAGTGGCCGAGCGCAACGATCCGGCTGCCCGTCATCAAGGCTGTCCTTCCCTGTGCGGCCGTGAGTACCGCGGTGTCATGTGTGGCCGCCGATTCGGGCCAGCGGCTGGCCCGGGGCCACCGGGTCGTCGTGATGGGCGAGCCACTCGGTGAGTAGCCCGCTGTCGTGGGCGGTGACCTCGACGGAGCCCTGCCGGGTGGCGATGTGACCGATGATCTGGCCAGCGCGTAGGTCAACGC
Protein-coding regions in this window:
- a CDS encoding beta-ketoacyl-ACP synthase III, which encodes MTGSRIVALGHYQPSRVVTNDEIAQLVETSDEWIRDRVGIASRRIADGETVTDMAAAAAGKALAGSGLTATDIDLVVVATCTSIDRSPNVASRVAAKLGITAPGAFDVNTACSGFAYALGTVDHAVRAGASRNAIVIGAEKLSDFTDWTDRSTCIIFGDGAGAAVVTATGAEEPAGIGPVVWGSVPERGDAVRIEGWRPYVRQEGQAVFRWATTALAPLALQACERAGVAPSELAAFVPHQANTRIIDGIAKRLDIPQAIIAKDLVESGNTSAASIPLALSKLVERREVPSGAPVLLFGFGGGLTYAGQVVRCP
- the fabF gene encoding beta-ketoacyl-ACP synthase II, coding for MARTDVVVTGLGATTPLGGDVASTWDAMLNGHSGVSALTSEWAEQLPVRIAAQLAVDPASLLDRVKLRRLDRSEAIAIIAAHQAWADAGLVDSGLDPERLGVSVGSGIGGALTLLAQDDILESSGPRRVSPHTIPMLMPNGPAAWVGLELGARAGVHCVASACATGAEAITLGLDMIRAGRADVVVAGGTEAVIHPLPIAGFSSMRAMSTRNDEPEQASRPWDKGRDGFVLGEGAGTLVLERADHAAARGARVYARIAGAGITSDGYDIVQPHPEGVGAVRAIAKAIADADIDRGDIVHVNAHATSTPVGDMAEIKALRQALGDHPVLTATKSMSGHLLGAAGALESIATILAIRDGVVPPTINLDDPDDGLDLDVAANKARHLEIPAALNNSFGFGGHNVALVFTRA
- a CDS encoding acyl carrier protein — its product is MTRDEITTGLAEILEEVAGVTPDDVAEGKSFTDDLDVDSLSMVEVVVAAEEKFGVKIPDNEVQNLKTVGDAVSYIEAQS
- a CDS encoding acyl-CoA carboxylase subunit beta, which codes for MTTTVADPDSSTVDYRDPELRLRSLFDAGTLRLIAPRDTSGVLLARGEVEGTPAIAYATDATKMGGAMGVDGCQHIVDAIDTAVRERVPVLGLWHSGGARLAEGVVALDAVGQVFAAMVRASGRVPQISVVLGPAAGGAAYGPALTDIVVMSGTGRIFVTGPEVVRSVTGEQVDMARLGGPEPHGRRSGVVHVTCRDDAEALTESRRLAALLGHQGRLSPEDVPDTAEDGHDLAAKMPAETNRAYDVKPVVKALLDMPGVELHAKWAPNIVTTLGRFAGRTVGVIANNPLRLGGCLDASSAEKAARFVRMCDSLGVPLIVLVDVPGYLPGLGQEWDGVVRRGAKLLHAFAEAVVPRVTLVTRKAYGGAYIAMNSRSLGATAVFAWPSAEVAVMGASAAVNILHRKKLAATPPAEREALRAELIEEQIRVAGGVNRALEIGVVDNVIKPAETRRRIAEALAAAPAGRGAHGNIPL
- a CDS encoding lipoprotein — encoded protein: MRVVLRRRLPAALAVLAFLVPAGCGTAEGSSDAGSSAGSAAVGEPWYDEITPTDANGAAGGTDGPCPLPVTFPVAEGWQAEAIELPDPTAAGVDDPELAAEMTAMMVIRGDATARCEVDGRGAGGGFLRVWTTEQDVTPRAALDAFLADTSIEQATEAQFRDVTAGDLTGVEATWVSHNELLDEERRSWAVAVPANGQSLLFEVSEGLLTEHSDLLPAYRLTVQGLRTAG